A portion of the Scylla paramamosain isolate STU-SP2022 chromosome 32, ASM3559412v1, whole genome shotgun sequence genome contains these proteins:
- the LOC135088899 gene encoding corticotropin-releasing factor receptor 1-like, translating into MFLVMLVLTEPFVSRRSSYTYRDVDWLCKALLAIRMYAQMASISWMFVEGLFLHSRLTSNVFDSGAPFPIYYTIGWGCPLVFLGAWAAVMTLHYPVHCWRGYAGLPFVWILVAPMVTALMINLMFLVNIIRILVTKLRASDAVETTQVRKAIKATVVLFPLLGITNLLFAVNPGDRGRLEGAYMLTNAILQSSQGVFVSVLYCFMKTEVQELLRKRWRQYRMRRLGFPATHHHRRKSTKSTIVLENSCSIRLSPQRTPSHPRLHVHAFETSAV; encoded by the exons GATTGGCTGTGTAAGGCGCTGCTGGCAATAAGGATGTACGCCCAGATGGCCTCTATAAGCTGGATGTTCGTGGAAGGGCTATTTCTGCACTCCCGGCTCACCTCTAATGTCTTTGATTCCGGTGCTCCCTTCCCTATCTACTACACGATTGGTTGGG GCTGCCCTCTCGTGTTCCTGGGCGCGTGGGCAGCCGTCATGACCCTTCACTACCCCGTGCACTGCTGGAGGGGCTACGCCGGCCTGCCCTTCGTCTGGATACTGGTGGCGCCCATGGTGACGGCTCTAATG ATCAACCTAATGTTCCTGGTTAACATAATTCGAATCTTGGTCACTAAACTACGAGCGAGTGACGCGGTGGAGACAACACaagtcag GAAAGCCATCAAAGCCACAGTGGTGTTGTTCCCTCTGCTCGGCATCACCAATCTGCTCTTCGCTGTGAACCCTGGCGACAGAGGGCGGCTGGAGGGGGCCTACATGCTCACCAACGCCATCTTGCAGTCGTCACAG ggCGTGTTCGTGTCCGTGCTGTACTGCTTCATGAAAACAGAGGTCCAGGAGCTGCTACGCAAGAGGTGGCGCCAGTACAGGATGCGTCGCTTGGGGTTCCCCGCCACGCACCACCACCGTCGCAAAAGCACCAAGAGCACCATCGTCCTAGAAAACTCGTGCTCCATCCGCCTGAGTCCGCAGCGCACGCCCTCCCACCCCAGACTGCACGTGCACGCCTTTGAGACCTCCGCTGTGTGA